A window of Ipomoea triloba cultivar NCNSP0323 chromosome 2, ASM357664v1 contains these coding sequences:
- the LOC116009563 gene encoding plasma membrane ATPase 1-like has translation MAEKPEVLDAVLKETVDLENIPIEEVFENLRCTKDGLTSQAAQERLDIFGHNKLEEKKESKFLKFLGFMWNPLSWVMEAAAIMAIALANGGGKPPDWQDFVGIITLLVINSTISFIEENNAGNAAAALMARLAPKAKVLRDGRWSEEDAAILVPGDIISVKLGDIIPADARLLDGDPLKIDQSALTGESLPVTKGPGDGIYSGSTCKQGEIEAVVIATGVHTFFGKAAHLVDSTNQVGHFQKVLTAIGNFCICSIAVGMVIEIVVMYPIQHREYRPGIDNLLVLLIGGIPIAMPTVLSVTMAIGSHRLAQQGAITKRMTAIEEMAGMDVLCSDKTGTLTLNKLTVDKNLIEVFAKGVDPDTVVLMAARASRTENQDAIDGAIVNMLADPKEARAGIQELHFLPFNPTDKRTALTYLDGQGKMHRVSKGAPEQILNLVHNKSEIERRVHAVIDKFAERGLRSLGVAYQEVPDGRKESAGGPWQMIGLMPLFDPPRHDSAETIRRALNLGVNVKMITGDQLAIGKETGRRLGMGTNMYPSSALLGQDKDESIAALPVDELIEKADGFAGVFPEHKYEIVKRLQARKHICGMTGDGVNDAPALKKADIGIAVADATDAARSASDIVLTEPGLSVIISAVLTSRAIFQRMKNYTIYAVSITIRIVLGFMLLALIWNFDFPPFMVLIIAILNDGTIMTISKDRVKPSPLPDSWKLAEIFATGIILGGYLAMMTVIFFWAAYKTDFFPRHFGVSTLEKRAHDDFRKLASAIYLQVSTISQALIFVTRSRSWSFVERPGVFLMVAFVIAQLVATLIAVYASWSFAAIEGIGWGWAGVIWLYNLVCYIPLDFIKFFTRYALSGKAWDLVLEQRIAFTRKKDFGKEQRELQWAHAQRTLHGLQVPDTKLFSEATNFNELNQLAEEAKRRAEIARLRELHTLKGHVESVVKLKGLDIETIQQAYTV, from the exons atGGCTGAGAAGCCTGAAGTTCTTGATGCTGTGTTGAAGGAAACTGTGGATTTG gAAAACATACCCATTGAAGAAGTGTTTGAGAATCTGAGATGCACTAAAGATGGCCTTACTAGTCAGGCTGCCCAAGAGAGGTTGGACATTTTTGGGCATAATAAGCTCGAGGAGAAGAAG GAAAGCAAATTCTTGAAGTTCTTGGGGTTTATGTGGAATCCACTCTCATGGGTTATGGAGGCTGCGGCCATCATGGCCATTGCTCTTGCAAACGGAGGG GGAAAGCCCCCGGATTGGCAGGACTTTGTGGGTATCATTACTTTGCTTGTGATAAACTCCACTATCAGTTTCATCGAGGAGAACAATGCGGGTAATGCTGCAGCAGCTCTCATGGCTCGCCTTGCTCCAAAAGCCAAG GTCCTTCGAGATGGAAGATGGAGTGAGGAAGATGCTGCTATTTTGGTACCTGGTGACATTATCAGTGTCAAACTTGGAGATATAATTCCTGCAGATGCTCGTCTACTCGATGGTGATCCATTGAAAATTGATCAG TCCGCTTTGACTGGTGAATCTCTTCCTGTAACTAAGGGTCCTGGAGATGGTATATACTCTGGTTCTACTTGTAAACAGGGAGAGATAGAAGCTGTGGTCATTGCCACGGGGGTTCATACCTTTTTTGGGAAGGCTGCACACCTTGTTGACTCTACTAACCAAGTCGGTCACTTCCAAAAG GTTTTGACTGCAATTGGaaacttttgcatttgctctATAGCTGTGGGCATGGTTATAGAGATCGTTGTCATGTATCCTATTCAACACCGGGAGTATCGTCCTGGGATTGACAATCTTCTTGTACTTCTTATCGGTGGAATTCCAATTGCCATGCCAACTGTCCTCTCAGTTACAATGGCTATTGGTTCCCATCGTCTTGCTCAACAG GGAGCTATTACGAAGAGAATGACAGCTATTGAGGAGATGGCTGGAATGGACGTGCTTTGTAGTGACAAGACAGGAACTCTGACCTTGAACAAGCTCACTGTTGACAAGAATCTTATTGAG GTCTTTGCCAAAGGAGTTGATCCAGATACTGTTGTTCTAATGGCAGCCCGTGCCTCTCGAACAGAAAACCAAGATGCAATCGATGGTGCTATTGTTAATATGCTGGCTGATCCAAAGGAG GCGCGTGCCGGTATTCAAGAACTCCACTTCCTTCCTTTCAACCCCACTGACAAGCGGACAGCGCTTACATATCTTGATGGTCAAGGAAAAATGCACAGGGTCAGTAAAGGTGCACCTGAGCAG ATTTTAAATCTGGTGCACAACAAGTCAGAAATAGAGCGCAGGGTTCATGCTGTGATTGATAAGTTTGCAGAGCGTGGGTTACGGTCTCTTGGTGTAGCTTATCAG GAGGTTCCAGATGGAAGGAAAGAGAGTGCAGGGGGACCCTGGCAAATGATTGGTCTCATGCCTTTGTTTGATCCACCAAGGCATGACAGTGCAGAGACCATTAGGAGGGCTCTAAATCTTGGAGTAAATGTTAAAATGATTACCG GGGATCAACTGGCTATTGGTAAAGAAACTGGACGGCGTCTGGGAATGGGAACAAATATGTATCCTTCATCAGCTTTGTTGGGACAGGATAAGGATGAATCTATTGCTGCTTTACCCGTTGATGAACTTATAGAGAAGGCTGATGGTTTTGCTGGTGTTTTCCCAG AGCACAAATATGAGATAGTGAAGCGCTTACAAGCAAGAAAACACATCTGCGGGATGACTGGTGATGGTGTCAATGATGCTCCAGCTTTGAAGAAGGCCGATATAGGAATCGCTGTTGCTGATGCCACTGATGCAGCCCGCAGTGCTTCTGATATTGTTCTTACTGAACCCGGTCTCAGTGTCATAATCAGTGCTGTTTTGACCAGTCGAGCAATCTTTCAGAGGATGAAAAACTACACG ATTTATGCAGTTTCTATCACAATTCGTATAGTG CTTGGCTTCATGCTGCTGGCCCTGATTTGGAATTTTGATTTTCCGCCTTTCATGGTGCTTATCATTGCAATTCTGAACGATG GTACCATTATGACTATTTCCAAAGATAGGGTGAAACCGTCTCCACTTCCTGACAGTTGGAAGCTTGCTGAGATATTTGCTACTGGAATTATTCTTGGCGGTTACTTGGCAATGATGACAGTCATATTTTTTTGGGCAGCCTACAAAACGGACTTCTTCCCG AGACACTTTGGTGTATCTACACTTGAGAAGAGGGCCCATGATGACTTCAGGAAGCTTGCGTCTGCAATCTACCTTCAAGTGAGCACTATCAGCCAGGCCTTGATATTTGTCACGAGATCGCGTAGTTGGTCGTTTGTTGAGCGTCCCGGGGTGTTTCTTATGGTTGCTTTTGTGATTGCTCAACTG GTTGCGACCCTTATTGCTGTGTATGCAAGTTGGAGTTTCGCGGCTATTGAAGGAATAGGCTGGGGATGGGCTGGCGTTATCTGGCTTTATAATCTCGTGTGCTATATCCCGCTTGATTTCATAAAGTTCTTCACCCGCTATGCTCTTAGTGGCAAGGCCTGGGATTTGGTCCTCGAACAAAGG ATTGCTTTTACCCGTAAGAAAGACTTTGGTAAAGAACAACGTGAACTACAATGGGCGCATGCACAGAGAACTCTTCACGGGCTCCAAGTTCCAGACACCAAACTGTTCAGCGAAGCAACCAACTTCAACGAGCTTAATCAGCTGGCTGAGGAAGCAAAGAGGAGAGCTGAAATTGCGAG GTTGCGGGAGCTGCATACACTGAAGGGCCACGTGGAATCGGTGGTGAAATTGAAAGGTCTCGACATAGAGACGATTCAGCAAGCGTACACTGTTTGA